A genomic region of Mustela erminea isolate mMusErm1 chromosome 12, mMusErm1.Pri, whole genome shotgun sequence contains the following coding sequences:
- the LOC116570163 gene encoding thiamine transporter 2-like, translated as MDCFRTSPNHSWIYPTVILCLFGFFSMMRPSEPFFIPYLSGPDKNLTSSEITNEIIPIWTYSYLVLLLPVFVLTDYVCYKPVIILQGVSFIITWLLLLFGQGVKAMQVVEFFYGMVTATEVAYYAYIYSVVSPEHYQKVIGHCRSMTLVAYTVASVLAQLLVSLASLSYFYLNVISLASISVAFVLSLFLPMPKKSMFFHAKSSKELQKQLNKNEASDAPYKINTPGGEENPTSEIPTSSGNLDGGPLSSPMLQNVALNVFVQWFQDLKECYSSKRLFYWSLWWVFSTAGFNQVLNYVQILWDYKSPSQSSFVYNGAVEALATFGGAVAAFAKGYVKVNWDLLWELALAIFSIISTGSLFLMHYTTDIWACYAGYLIFMSSYMLLITIAVFQIAVDLSVERYALVFGMNTFMALVIQTIMAVIVVDQKGLNLPISIQFLVYGSYFTVIAAIFLMRSTYIIYSTKCQKQAQNSPASQNPDELHPEGPRNVITGTKL; from the coding sequence ATGGATTGTTTCAGAACTTCACCAAATCATTCCTGGATTTATCCCACAGTGATCCTGTGCTTATTTGGATTTTTCTCCATGATGAGACCCTCAGAACCCTTTTTTATACCGTATTTATCTGGACCAGATAAAAACCTGACTAGTTCAGAGATCACAAATGAGATCATCCCAATTTGGACATACTCTTACCTGGTGCTGCTGCTCCCCGTTTTTGTCCTGACTGACTACGTCTGCTACAAGCCAGTCATCATCCTGCAAGGAGTCAGCTTCATCATCACATGGTTGCTGCTCTTGTTCGGCCAGGGAGTGAAGGCCATGCAGGTGGTGGAGTTCTTCTATGGGATGGTCACCGCCACCGAGGTAGCGTACTATGCCTACATTTACAGCGTGGTCAGCCCCGAGCACTACCAGAAAGTGATTGGCCACTGCAGGAGCATGACACTGGTGGCCTACACAGTGGCCTCGGTGCTGGCCCAGCTTCTGGTGTCCCTGGCCAGCCTCTCGTACTTTTACCTCAATGTCATATCCTTGGCTTCCATCTCTGTGGCCTTCGTTTTGTCCCTTTTCCTGCCAATGCCCAAGAAGAGCATGTTTTTCCATGCAAAATCCAGCAAAGAACTACAGAAGCAACTGAACAAAAATGAGGCATCAGATGCACCTTACAAAATTAACACACCAGGTGGTGAAGAGAATCCCACTTCAGAAATACCCACCAGTTCAGGGAACCTGGATGGTGGTCCTTTGAGCAGCCCGATGCTGCAAAATGTAGCGTTGAATGTTTTTGTGCAGTGGTTCCAAGATCTGAAGGAGTGCTACTCTTCCAAGCGACTATTTTACTGGTCCCTATGGTGGGTCTTCTCCACAGCAGGTTTTAACCAAGTTTTGAACTATGTTCAAATCCTGTGGGATTACAAGTCACCATCCCAGAGTTCTTTTGTCTATAATGGGGCAGTAGAAGCTCTTGCAACCTTTGGAGGGGCTGTGGCTGCCTTTGCAAAGGGGTACGTGAAAGTCAACTGGGATCTTCTGTGGGAGCTCGCTCTAGCCATCTTCTCCATCATTAGCACAGGCTCTTTGTTTCTCATGCATTACACAACCGACATCTGGGCATGCTATGCTGGCTATCTGATATTCATGTCCAGCTATATGCTGCTTATAACCATAGCAGTATTTCAGATCGCAGTTGATCTGAGTGTGGAACGCTACGCCCTGGTATTTGGAATGAACACCTTCATGGCACTCGTAATTCAGACCATTATGGCAGTGATTGTTGTAGATCAGAAAGGACTCAACCTGCCAATCAGCATTCAGTTTTTAGTTTATGGGAGTTATTTTACAGTTATTGCTGCCATTTTTCTAATGAGAAGCACATATATCATCTACTCAACCAAATGTCAAAAGCAAGCACAGAACTCTCCAGCTAGTCAGAATCCAGATGAGCTCCACCCAGAGGGACCAAGGAATGTCATTACAGGAACAAAGCTCTGA